One Paraburkholderia dioscoreae DNA segment encodes these proteins:
- a CDS encoding MaoC family dehydratase — protein MNAAPRIVTIGETFSSTLELSAESVKSFASLVNDHNPLHHDEAYAAQSRFGGLIASGTQPTAHFMALLATHFSTYAQPLGLEFDIKLKKAVHANDTLTITWRVKDAYWKPSLNGDLTHLEGTVVNQRGDTMLTGSSTILVMPKSEAAENTHANAAPNSP, from the coding sequence ATGAACGCCGCGCCGCGCATCGTCACGATCGGCGAGACGTTCAGTTCGACGCTGGAGCTGTCGGCGGAATCGGTGAAATCGTTCGCCTCGCTGGTCAACGACCACAACCCGCTGCATCACGACGAAGCGTATGCGGCACAAAGCCGCTTCGGCGGACTGATCGCATCAGGTACGCAGCCGACCGCGCATTTCATGGCGCTGCTGGCCACGCATTTTTCGACCTACGCGCAACCCCTCGGTCTCGAATTCGATATCAAGCTGAAGAAAGCGGTCCACGCGAACGACACGCTCACCATCACCTGGCGTGTGAAGGACGCTTACTGGAAGCCGAGCCTGAACGGCGATCTGACCCATCTTGAAGGCACGGTCGTGAATCAGCGCGGCGACACCATGTTGACCGGTTCGTCGACCATTCTCGTCATGCCGAAATCTGAAGCCGCCGAGAACACACACGCAAACGCGGCGCCCAACTCGCCATGA
- a CDS encoding sulfate ABC transporter substrate-binding protein → MAGKTGTSRWLAAGMTAITLALAGVSAAHAETSLLNVSYDVTRELYKDINAGFIAAYRQKSGETVSIRQSHGASSAQALSVLQGLQADVVTMNQPNDIDLLAEKGQLLPANWRTRLPNDSVPYTTTMVFLVRKGNPKHIKDWDDLAKPGVQVIIANPKTSGNGRYTYLAAWGYRKQHGGTDAQALDFEKAIFKNVPVLDTGGRGATTTFTQRGIGDVLVTFENEVALMDTGVGGGNFEAVYPSVSLLAAPPVSIVDKVVDKRGTRKEAQAYLEYLWSPAAQEIIAQHHLRPQDKAVLAKHAAEFKAIKTFTVEDMFGGWQKAQQTHFSDGGTFDQIIVDKK, encoded by the coding sequence ATGGCAGGCAAGACGGGGACTTCGCGCTGGCTGGCAGCCGGCATGACGGCAATTACGCTCGCGCTGGCGGGCGTGTCGGCAGCGCACGCAGAGACGTCGCTGCTCAACGTGTCGTACGACGTGACGCGTGAGCTGTACAAGGACATCAACGCCGGCTTCATTGCCGCGTACAGGCAGAAGAGCGGCGAGACCGTGTCGATCCGCCAGTCGCATGGCGCGTCGAGCGCGCAGGCGCTGTCGGTGCTGCAAGGCTTGCAGGCCGACGTGGTGACGATGAACCAGCCGAACGATATCGACCTGCTCGCCGAGAAAGGTCAACTGCTGCCGGCCAACTGGCGCACGCGTCTGCCGAACGACAGCGTGCCCTACACCACGACGATGGTGTTCCTCGTGCGCAAGGGCAACCCGAAGCACATCAAGGACTGGGACGATCTCGCCAAGCCCGGCGTGCAGGTGATCATCGCCAATCCGAAGACATCGGGTAACGGGCGCTATACGTATCTGGCCGCGTGGGGTTATCGCAAGCAGCACGGCGGGACTGACGCGCAGGCACTCGACTTCGAAAAGGCGATCTTCAAAAACGTGCCGGTGCTCGACACGGGCGGCCGCGGCGCGACGACCACGTTTACGCAACGCGGTATCGGCGACGTGCTGGTGACGTTCGAAAACGAAGTGGCGCTGATGGACACGGGCGTGGGCGGGGGCAACTTCGAGGCGGTGTATCCGTCGGTGAGTTTGCTGGCGGCGCCGCCGGTTTCGATCGTCGACAAGGTGGTCGACAAGCGCGGCACGCGCAAGGAAGCGCAGGCCTACCTCGAGTACCTGTGGTCGCCGGCCGCGCAGGAGATCATCGCGCAGCACCATCTGCGTCCGCAGGACAAGGCCGTGCTTGCGAAGCATGCTGCGGAGTTCAAGGCGATCAAAACATTCACCGTCGAAGACATGTTCGGTGGCTGGCAGAAAGCACAGCAAACGCATTTCTCCGATGGCGGCACATTCGATCAGATCATCGTCGACAAGAAGTAA
- a CDS encoding YbaK/EbsC family protein yields MTDHASPETDDLTALPDSARRVALLLRERGHAGRIVMLPETGKTSAEAAAGLGCSVAQIAKSILFRRREDDAPVLVVASGANRVDEKKVAAQVGEIGRADAKFVREKTGYAIGGVCPIGHATEPVTLIDADLLELDSLWAAAGHPHAVFNLTAQELIALTGAPVIDVALRETA; encoded by the coding sequence ATGACGGACCACGCTTCTCCCGAAACCGACGATCTCACCGCGCTGCCGGACTCGGCACGCCGCGTCGCGCTGCTGTTGCGCGAACGCGGTCACGCGGGCCGGATCGTGATGCTGCCGGAAACCGGCAAAACCTCCGCCGAAGCCGCGGCGGGACTCGGCTGCTCTGTCGCGCAAATCGCCAAGTCGATCCTGTTTCGCCGCCGTGAAGACGACGCGCCGGTGCTGGTGGTCGCGAGCGGTGCGAATCGCGTCGACGAAAAGAAAGTTGCCGCGCAGGTCGGCGAAATCGGCCGTGCGGACGCGAAGTTCGTCCGCGAAAAAACCGGCTATGCGATCGGCGGTGTCTGTCCGATCGGTCACGCCACCGAGCCGGTCACGCTGATCGACGCGGATCTGCTCGAACTCGACAGCCTGTGGGCCGCCGCGGGCCACCCGCATGCGGTGTTCAACCTGACGGCGCAGGAGCTGATCGCGCTGACGGGCGCGCCGGTGATCGACGTGGCGCTGCGCGAGACGGCATGA
- the bioB gene encoding biotin synthase BioB yields the protein MTQLNIAPASADTAAANNNAAAGTKQLARWRVADIVALYELPFNDLMFQAQQTHREHFDANTVQLSTLLSIKTGGCEEDCAYCPQSVHHDTGLQADKLMPVDEVLAAAKVAKENGATRFCMGAAWRNPKDRHLEPIKDMIRGVKAMGLETCVTLGMLETHQAQGLREAGLDYYNHNLDTSPEFYGQIISTRTYQDRLDTLERVRDAGINVCCGGIVGLGESRRERAGLIAQLANMDPYPESVPINNLVQVEGTPLTGTEAIDPFEFVRTIAIARITMPRAMVRLSAGREQMNEALQAMCFLAGANSIFYGDQLLTTSNPQAEADRKLLERLGIRAEAAQQMPLDQSGCEHGCDKHAAPN from the coding sequence ATGACGCAACTGAACATCGCTCCGGCGTCCGCCGACACGGCCGCCGCCAACAACAACGCCGCAGCCGGCACGAAACAGCTCGCGCGCTGGCGCGTGGCGGACATCGTCGCGTTGTACGAACTGCCGTTCAACGACCTGATGTTCCAGGCGCAGCAAACCCATCGCGAGCATTTCGACGCGAACACCGTGCAACTGTCCACGCTGCTGTCGATCAAGACCGGCGGCTGCGAGGAAGATTGCGCGTACTGTCCGCAGTCGGTGCATCACGACACGGGCCTGCAAGCCGACAAGCTGATGCCGGTCGACGAAGTGCTCGCTGCCGCGAAGGTCGCCAAGGAAAACGGCGCGACGCGTTTCTGCATGGGCGCCGCGTGGCGCAATCCGAAAGACCGTCACCTGGAACCGATCAAGGACATGATCCGCGGCGTGAAGGCAATGGGCCTCGAAACCTGCGTGACGCTCGGCATGCTCGAAACGCATCAGGCGCAAGGGTTGCGCGAAGCGGGCCTCGACTACTACAACCACAATCTCGATACGTCGCCGGAGTTCTACGGTCAGATCATTTCGACGCGCACGTATCAGGACCGCCTCGACACGCTCGAACGCGTGCGCGACGCGGGCATCAACGTGTGCTGCGGCGGGATTGTTGGCCTGGGCGAGTCGCGCCGTGAGCGCGCGGGTCTGATCGCGCAACTGGCGAACATGGATCCGTATCCGGAATCGGTGCCCATCAACAATCTGGTTCAGGTGGAAGGCACGCCGCTGACCGGCACCGAAGCGATCGACCCTTTCGAATTCGTGCGCACGATCGCGATTGCGCGTATCACCATGCCGCGCGCAATGGTGCGTCTGTCCGCCGGCCGCGAGCAGATGAACGAAGCCTTGCAGGCCATGTGTTTCCTCGCTGGCGCGAACTCGATTTTCTACGGCGATCAATTGCTGACCACGAGCAACCCGCAAGCCGAGGCCGACCGCAAACTGCTCGAACGTCTCGGCATTCGCGCCGAGGCCGCGCAACAGATGCCGCTCGATCAAAGCGGCTGCGAGCACGGCTGTGATAAACACGCTGCGCCGAACTGA
- a CDS encoding RBBP9/YdeN family alpha/beta hydrolase gives MLSCTKSTWPPRLVTVPGLHGSEGTHWQTWLERQFARSLRVEQADWDAPDLALWSRSLRDLLARERGPFVLAAHSFGCLATAYALQQASYANDVVGVLFVAPASPQKFAFAGPFDARRLGVPSILIGSETDPWMSLAGARDLAQRFGSAFVNLGDAGHINTAAGFGPWPRAKYFVDTLVHCAAPLRFREESIEAAQHAFI, from the coding sequence ATGCTTTCATGCACCAAATCGACATGGCCGCCACGGCTCGTCACGGTTCCCGGCCTGCACGGCAGCGAGGGCACGCACTGGCAGACCTGGCTGGAGCGGCAGTTCGCGCGCTCGCTGCGCGTCGAGCAAGCCGACTGGGACGCACCGGACCTCGCGCTGTGGTCCAGATCGTTGCGCGATCTGCTGGCGCGCGAGCGCGGGCCGTTCGTGCTGGCCGCGCATAGCTTCGGTTGCCTTGCGACCGCGTATGCATTGCAGCAGGCGTCGTATGCGAACGATGTGGTCGGTGTGCTGTTCGTGGCGCCCGCGAGTCCGCAGAAATTCGCCTTCGCCGGACCGTTCGACGCCCGGCGTCTCGGCGTGCCGTCGATCCTGATCGGCAGCGAAACCGATCCGTGGATGTCGCTCGCCGGGGCGCGCGATCTCGCGCAGCGCTTCGGCAGCGCGTTTGTGAATCTCGGCGACGCGGGGCATATCAACACCGCGGCCGGCTTCGGACCCTGGCCGCGCGCGAAGTATTTCGTCGACACCCTGGTGCATTGCGCGGCGCCGCTGCGTTTTCGCGAAGAGTCGATCGAGGCCGCACAGCACGCATTTATCTGA
- a CDS encoding hydroxymethylglutaryl-CoA lyase codes for MALPQQVKIVEVGPRDGLQNEKEFVPTATKIELINRLSAAGFRNVEAASFVSPKWVPQMADGADVMAGIERRPGTIYSVLTPNLRGFEGALAARADEIVIFGAASEAFSQKNINCSIAESIDRFAPVAQAAKEHGVRIRGSVSCALGCPYQGEVPVASVADVVERFAALGCDEIDIADTIGVGTPKRTREVFEAVTRVFPRKRLSGHFHDTYGQALANIYAALLEGIEIYHASVAGLGGCPYAKGATGNVATEDVLYLMNGLGIETGIDLAQVVAIGDFISTSIGRPNVSRAGKALLAKARSEAANCV; via the coding sequence ATGGCCCTACCTCAGCAAGTGAAAATCGTCGAAGTCGGTCCGCGTGACGGACTGCAGAACGAAAAAGAATTCGTGCCCACCGCGACCAAGATCGAGTTGATCAACCGGTTGTCGGCGGCGGGCTTCCGTAACGTCGAGGCCGCTTCGTTCGTGTCGCCGAAATGGGTGCCGCAAATGGCGGACGGCGCCGACGTGATGGCCGGTATCGAACGGCGCCCCGGCACGATCTACTCGGTGCTGACGCCCAACCTGCGCGGCTTCGAAGGCGCGCTCGCCGCGCGTGCCGACGAAATCGTGATTTTCGGCGCCGCCAGCGAAGCGTTCTCGCAGAAGAACATCAACTGCAGCATCGCGGAAAGCATCGACCGGTTCGCGCCCGTCGCGCAGGCGGCCAAGGAGCACGGCGTGCGGATTCGCGGCAGCGTGTCGTGCGCGCTGGGCTGTCCGTATCAGGGTGAAGTGCCGGTGGCGTCGGTGGCGGATGTCGTCGAGCGCTTCGCGGCGCTCGGCTGCGACGAAATCGATATCGCCGACACGATCGGCGTGGGCACGCCCAAGCGCACGCGTGAAGTGTTCGAGGCGGTCACCCGGGTGTTTCCGCGCAAACGTCTGTCGGGCCACTTCCACGACACCTATGGTCAGGCACTCGCCAATATCTACGCGGCACTGCTGGAAGGCATCGAGATCTATCACGCTTCGGTGGCGGGCCTCGGCGGCTGTCCGTATGCGAAGGGCGCGACCGGCAACGTCGCGACCGAAGACGTGCTGTATCTGATGAACGGCCTCGGCATCGAGACCGGCATCGATCTCGCGCAAGTCGTCGCGATCGGCGATTTCATCTCGACCTCGATCGGCCGGCCCAATGTTTCGCGCGCCGGTAAAGCGCTGCTCGCCAAAGCGCGCAGCGAAGCGGCGAACTGCGTCTGA
- a CDS encoding 2-hydroxyacid dehydrogenase has protein sequence MKILFYMPHADAAAWLNDFARALPEADLREWQPGDTAPADFAVVWRPPREMLAGRDDLRAIFNLGAGVDAILALEHAQPGTLPRNAQLIRLEDTGMAPQMAEYVAHAVLRYLRRFDEYQTLQNERRWQVLEPHPRETFTVGVLGLGVLGTHVAQAVAAFGVPVRGYSRSPRQIDGIQTFAGEAQFDAFLDGVKVLVNLLPHTPDTGDVLNARTFARLARGAYLINVARGGHLVEQDLLDALASGQLTAATLDVFREEPLPPDHPFWREPRITITPHVSALTLRAESVAQVAQKITALARGDTVGGVVNMERGY, from the coding sequence ATGAAAATCCTCTTTTACATGCCGCATGCCGACGCCGCCGCGTGGCTGAACGACTTCGCCCGCGCGCTGCCGGAGGCCGATCTGCGTGAATGGCAGCCGGGCGACACCGCGCCGGCCGATTTCGCGGTGGTATGGCGTCCGCCGCGCGAGATGCTGGCCGGACGCGACGATCTGCGCGCAATCTTCAATCTGGGCGCGGGCGTCGACGCGATCCTGGCGCTGGAACACGCGCAACCCGGCACGTTGCCGCGCAACGCGCAGTTGATCCGCCTCGAAGACACCGGCATGGCGCCGCAAATGGCCGAGTACGTCGCGCATGCGGTGCTGCGCTATCTGCGCCGTTTCGACGAGTATCAGACGCTGCAAAACGAGCGCCGCTGGCAAGTGCTCGAGCCGCATCCGCGTGAAACCTTCACCGTCGGCGTACTGGGACTTGGCGTGCTCGGCACGCATGTCGCCCAGGCGGTAGCGGCATTCGGCGTGCCGGTGCGCGGCTACAGCCGCAGCCCGCGGCAGATCGACGGCATTCAGACGTTCGCCGGTGAAGCACAATTCGACGCATTTCTCGACGGCGTGAAAGTGCTGGTGAATCTGCTGCCGCATACGCCGGATACCGGCGACGTGCTGAACGCACGCACCTTCGCCAGGCTCGCACGCGGCGCGTATCTGATCAACGTGGCGCGCGGCGGGCATCTGGTCGAGCAGGATCTGCTCGACGCGCTCGCGAGCGGCCAGCTCACCGCCGCCACGCTCGACGTGTTCCGCGAAGAACCGCTGCCGCCGGATCACCCGTTCTGGCGCGAGCCGCGCATCACGATCACGCCGCACGTCTCAGCGCTGACGCTGCGCGCGGAAAGTGTCGCCCAGGTCGCGCAGAAAATCACCGCGCTCGCACGGGGCGATACAGTTGGCGGAGTGGTGAATATGGAACGCGGATACTGA
- the bioF gene encoding 8-amino-7-oxononanoate synthase produces MHLLDTLAEGLKDIDARGLRRRRRTADTPCAAHMTVDGRAIIGFASNDYLGLAAHPQLIAAIAEGAQRYGAGSGGSHLLGGHSRAHAQLEDDLAEFVGGFVENARALYFSTGYMANLATLTALAGRGTTLFSDALNHASLIDGARLSRADVQIYPHCDTEALSAMLEASDADVKAIVSDTVFSMDGDIAPLPRLLELAEQHGAWLIVDDAHGFGVLGPQGRGAIAQAALRSPNLISIGTLGKAAGVSGAFVAAHETVIEWLVQRARPYIFTTASVPAAAHAVSASLRIIGGEEGDARRAHLQQLIERTRAMLKATPWLPVDSHTAVQPLIIGANDATLDIAATLDRAGLWVPAIRPPTVPAGTSRLRISLSAAHLQADLDRLEAGLQQLGAKAA; encoded by the coding sequence ATGCATCTGCTCGACACACTCGCCGAAGGGCTGAAGGACATCGACGCACGCGGCCTGCGCCGTCGCCGCCGCACGGCCGACACGCCGTGCGCGGCGCACATGACCGTCGACGGCCGCGCGATCATCGGCTTCGCCAGCAACGACTATCTCGGCCTCGCCGCGCATCCGCAACTCATCGCGGCCATTGCTGAAGGCGCGCAGCGCTATGGCGCGGGCAGCGGCGGCTCGCATCTGCTCGGCGGCCACTCGCGCGCGCATGCGCAACTCGAAGACGATCTCGCCGAATTCGTCGGCGGCTTCGTCGAGAATGCGCGCGCGCTCTACTTCAGCACAGGCTACATGGCGAATCTCGCCACGCTCACCGCGCTCGCGGGCCGCGGCACGACGCTCTTCTCCGACGCGCTGAATCACGCGTCGCTGATCGACGGCGCGCGTTTGTCCCGCGCCGACGTGCAGATCTACCCGCACTGCGATACGGAAGCGCTGAGCGCGATGCTCGAAGCCTCGGACGCCGACGTCAAGGCGATCGTCTCCGATACCGTCTTCAGCATGGACGGCGACATCGCGCCCCTGCCGCGTCTGCTCGAACTCGCGGAACAACACGGCGCGTGGCTGATCGTCGACGACGCGCACGGTTTCGGCGTGCTCGGCCCGCAAGGCCGCGGCGCGATCGCGCAAGCCGCGCTGCGGTCGCCGAACCTCATTTCGATCGGCACGCTCGGCAAAGCAGCAGGCGTCTCCGGCGCGTTCGTCGCAGCGCATGAGACGGTGATCGAATGGCTCGTGCAGCGCGCGCGCCCGTACATTTTCACCACGGCGTCGGTGCCGGCCGCGGCGCATGCGGTGTCGGCGAGCCTGCGCATCATCGGCGGCGAGGAAGGCGATGCGCGGCGCGCGCATCTTCAGCAATTGATCGAGCGCACGCGCGCCATGCTCAAGGCAACGCCGTGGCTACCGGTCGATTCGCATACGGCCGTGCAGCCGCTCATCATCGGCGCGAACGATGCCACGCTCGATATCGCGGCCACGCTCGATCGCGCGGGTCTGTGGGTGCCGGCGATCCGTCCGCCCACCGTGCCCGCCGGCACGTCGCGTTTGCGCATTTCGCTGTCGGCCGCGCACTTGCAGGCAGACCTGGATCGTCTTGAAGCGGGCTTGCAGCAACTCGGAGCAAAGGCGGCATGA
- the bioD gene encoding dethiobiotin synthase, producing the protein MSSASQNALSLFVTGTDTEIGKTFVSAALLRGFVREGLQAAAMKPIAAGAFELNGVPHNEDADQLDAASNVLLPPEMRTPYLLKEPAAPHIAAALENVTLDLDRIVDCHAQALKRAEIVVVEGVGGFRVPLTATQDTADLAVALKLPVVLVVGMRLGCISHALLTAEAIAARGLTLAGWVANRIDPDMTFPDENIASIREHLAREYDAPLLGIVPHLSPASPELAAEQLDINRLLQTLRHTHAQR; encoded by the coding sequence ATGAGTAGCGCGAGTCAAAACGCACTGTCCTTATTCGTCACCGGCACCGATACGGAAATCGGCAAGACGTTCGTCTCAGCGGCGCTGTTGCGCGGCTTCGTCCGCGAAGGCCTGCAAGCCGCCGCGATGAAGCCGATCGCCGCCGGCGCGTTCGAACTGAACGGCGTGCCGCACAACGAAGACGCGGATCAACTCGACGCCGCCTCGAACGTCCTGCTGCCGCCCGAGATGCGCACGCCGTATCTGCTGAAGGAACCGGCCGCGCCGCATATCGCAGCCGCGCTGGAAAACGTCACGCTGGATCTCGACCGTATCGTCGACTGTCACGCGCAGGCTCTCAAGCGCGCGGAGATCGTCGTGGTGGAAGGCGTCGGCGGTTTTCGCGTGCCGTTGACCGCTACCCAGGACACCGCCGATCTCGCCGTCGCGCTGAAGCTGCCGGTCGTGCTGGTGGTCGGCATGCGGCTCGGCTGCATCAGCCATGCGCTGCTCACCGCCGAAGCAATCGCCGCGCGCGGGCTCACGCTCGCCGGCTGGGTCGCCAACCGTATCGATCCGGACATGACCTTCCCCGACGAAAACATCGCGTCGATCCGCGAGCATCTCGCCCGCGAATACGACGCACCGCTGCTCGGCATCGTGCCGCATCTGAGCCCGGCTTCGCCCGAGCTCGCGGCGGAGCAACTCGACATCAACCGGCTTCTGCAGACGCTGCGCCATACGCACGCGCAGCGCTGA
- a CDS encoding MBL fold metallo-hydrolase gives MITLPESIRVFERGWLSSNNVLLLDDACAALVDTGYATHAPQTLALVRQALGARPLDLIVNTHLHSDHCGGNALLQATWPCRTVIPASEADAVRDWDETRLTFRATGQTCERFTFTGTIAPGAQLRLGALDWEVLGAPGHDPHSLMLYCAGERILISADALWENGFGVIFPELEGESGFAEEQAVLEAIAKLDVRLVIPGHGAPFTNVEQALERAFSRVAWLRADPARNAKNALKVLIVFKLLEVRAMRFDTLLQMLDAAAVMRAAATMLKPRGEWPALVKDIVEELAARNGPLEVDGERIVARAA, from the coding sequence ATGATCACGCTACCGGAATCGATTCGGGTTTTCGAACGCGGCTGGCTTTCGTCGAACAACGTGCTGCTGCTGGACGATGCATGCGCCGCGCTTGTGGATACCGGGTACGCCACGCATGCGCCGCAAACGCTTGCCCTCGTGCGGCAAGCGCTCGGCGCGCGGCCGCTCGACCTGATCGTCAACACGCATCTGCATTCGGACCACTGCGGCGGCAACGCGCTGCTGCAGGCCACGTGGCCGTGCCGCACCGTGATTCCCGCCTCGGAAGCCGATGCGGTGCGCGACTGGGACGAGACACGCCTCACGTTTCGTGCGACCGGCCAGACCTGCGAGCGCTTCACCTTCACCGGCACGATCGCGCCCGGCGCGCAGTTGCGGCTCGGCGCGCTCGACTGGGAAGTGCTCGGCGCACCCGGCCACGATCCACACTCGCTGATGCTGTATTGCGCGGGCGAACGCATCCTGATCAGCGCGGACGCGCTCTGGGAAAACGGCTTCGGCGTGATCTTTCCGGAACTGGAAGGCGAAAGCGGTTTCGCCGAGGAACAGGCGGTGCTCGAAGCCATTGCGAAGCTCGACGTGCGCCTCGTGATTCCCGGCCACGGCGCACCCTTCACAAATGTCGAACAGGCGCTGGAGCGCGCGTTTTCGCGAGTTGCCTGGCTGCGTGCCGATCCGGCCCGCAACGCAAAGAACGCGCTGAAGGTACTGATCGTGTTCAAGCTGCTCGAAGTCCGCGCGATGCGCTTCGACACATTGCTGCAAATGCTCGACGCCGCCGCCGTGATGCGCGCCGCCGCGACGATGCTCAAGCCGCGCGGCGAGTGGCCCGCGCTGGTTAAAGACATCGTCGAGGAATTGGCCGCGAGGAATGGGCCGCTGGAAGTGGATGGCGAGCGCATTGTCGCGCGCGCGGCGTGA
- a CDS encoding DUF1289 domain-containing protein — protein MTMTTMTAGLDNEDDHAVPSPCISVCRMDASTGWCEGCLRTIDEIAGWSLLDGDAKRAVWDAIEVRHAELVANPPKVQR, from the coding sequence ATGACGATGACGACGATGACAGCGGGCCTCGATAACGAAGACGACCACGCCGTGCCCTCGCCTTGCATCAGCGTGTGCAGGATGGATGCGTCGACAGGCTGGTGCGAAGGATGCCTGCGCACCATCGACGAAATCGCCGGCTGGTCGCTGCTCGACGGCGACGCGAAGCGCGCGGTCTGGGACGCGATCGAGGTACGTCACGCGGAACTCGTCGCGAACCCGCCGAAGGTGCAGCGATGA
- the bioA gene encoding adenosylmethionine--8-amino-7-oxononanoate transaminase yields the protein MEKSAAPSAAPEDWIARSLRAVWHPCTQMKHHERLPLVPVARGQGAWLYDRAGHRYLDAISSWWVNLFGHANSRINAALKDQLDTLEHAMLAGCTHEPAIELAERLSALTGNTLGHAFFASDGASAVEIALKMSFHSWRNRGFADKQEFVCIANSYHGETIGALGVTDVALFKDAYDPLIRHAHVAASPDARLAEAGETAADVARHALDHVRSLFEARATKIAALIVEPLVQCAAGMAMHDASYIAGLRALCDQYGVHLIADEIAVGCGRTGTFFACEQAGIWPDFICLSKGISGGYLPLSIVLSRDEIFEAFYHDDTARGFLHSHSYTGNPLACRAALATLDLFATDNVLAANAQKSAKLKAALAPLAGHEQVRNLRQCGTIFAFDAVIDDAQQARTFSRRFFENALQRELLLRPIGTTVYLMPPYILDDEELALLASRTRETFEATLAETR from the coding sequence TTGGAAAAGTCAGCAGCACCATCAGCAGCCCCCGAAGACTGGATCGCCCGCAGCCTGCGCGCCGTCTGGCACCCCTGCACCCAGATGAAGCACCACGAACGCCTGCCGCTCGTCCCCGTCGCACGCGGTCAAGGCGCGTGGCTCTACGATCGCGCCGGCCATCGCTATCTGGATGCCATCAGCTCCTGGTGGGTCAACCTGTTCGGTCACGCCAATTCGCGCATCAACGCGGCACTGAAAGACCAGCTCGACACGCTCGAACACGCCATGCTCGCCGGCTGCACGCACGAACCGGCCATCGAACTCGCGGAGCGCCTCAGCGCGCTCACCGGCAACACGCTCGGCCACGCATTCTTCGCATCGGACGGCGCGTCCGCCGTCGAAATCGCCCTGAAAATGAGCTTCCATTCGTGGCGCAATCGCGGTTTCGCCGACAAGCAGGAATTCGTCTGCATCGCCAACAGCTATCACGGCGAAACCATCGGCGCACTCGGCGTCACGGATGTCGCGCTCTTCAAAGATGCCTACGACCCGTTGATCCGCCACGCGCACGTCGCGGCATCGCCGGACGCGCGCCTCGCGGAGGCCGGCGAAACCGCCGCCGATGTCGCTCGCCACGCGCTCGATCACGTTCGCTCGCTATTCGAAGCACGCGCCACGAAAATCGCCGCGCTGATCGTCGAGCCGCTCGTGCAGTGCGCCGCCGGCATGGCCATGCACGACGCGTCGTATATCGCCGGATTGCGCGCATTGTGCGATCAGTACGGCGTGCATCTGATCGCCGATGAAATCGCCGTGGGCTGCGGCCGCACCGGCACTTTCTTCGCGTGCGAACAAGCCGGCATCTGGCCGGACTTCATCTGTCTGTCCAAAGGCATCAGCGGCGGCTATCTGCCGCTCTCGATCGTGCTGTCGCGCGACGAAATTTTCGAAGCGTTCTATCACGACGACACCGCGCGCGGCTTCCTGCACTCGCACTCGTACACCGGCAATCCGCTCGCCTGTCGCGCGGCACTCGCCACGCTCGATCTGTTCGCAACCGACAACGTGCTCGCCGCCAACGCGCAGAAGTCCGCGAAGCTGAAAGCCGCGCTCGCACCGCTCGCCGGGCACGAACAAGTCCGCAATCTGCGTCAGTGCGGCACGATCTTCGCGTTCGACGCCGTGATCGACGATGCTCAGCAAGCCAGAACATTCTCGCGCCGCTTCTTCGAAAACGCGTTGCAGCGCGAACTGCTGCTGCGCCCAATCGGCACGACGGTGTATCTGATGCCCCCTTACATCCTCGACGACGAAGAACTCGCGCTGCTCGCCTCGCGCACGCGCGAGACCTTCGAAGCCACGCTCGCGGAGACCCGCTAA